A single region of the Roseivivax sp. THAF197b genome encodes:
- the nuoK gene encoding NADH-quinone oxidoreductase subunit NuoK, whose protein sequence is MIGLEHYLTVAAALFVIGIFGLFLNRKNVIILLMSIELMLLAVNINLVAFSSFLGDLVGQVFTLFVLTVAAAEAAIGLAILVCFFRNRGTIAVEDVNVMKG, encoded by the coding sequence ATGATCGGACTGGAACATTACCTGACGGTGGCGGCGGCGCTGTTCGTCATCGGCATCTTCGGACTTTTTCTCAACCGCAAGAACGTCATCATCCTTCTGATGTCGATCGAGCTGATGCTGCTCGCGGTCAATATCAACCTCGTGGCTTTCTCGTCGTTCCTGGGCGATCTGGTCGGACAGGTCTTCACGCTCTTCGTTCTGACGGTCGCTGCGGCAGAGGCCGCCATCGGCCTCGCCATCCTCGTCTGTTTCTTCCGCAATCGTGGCACGATCGCGGTCGAAGACGTCAACGTGATGAAAGGCTGA
- the nuoL gene encoding NADH-quinone oxidoreductase subunit L, protein METIILFAPLVGALIAGFGWRITGERAAMWITTGLLFLACFFSWIVFLSHDGVTDQIQILRWIESGTLSTDWSIRLDRLTAIMLIVVTTVSALVHLYSMGYMAHDDNFKEGEVYKPRFFAYLSFFTFAMLMLVTSDNLVQMFFGWEGVGVASYLLIGFYYKKPSANAAAMKAFIVNRVGDFGFALGIFGLFFLVDSVRLDDIFAAAPEIAETQLTFLWTEWNAANLLAFLLFIGAMGKSAQLILHTWLPDAMEGPTPVSALIHAATMVTAGVFLVCRMSPLMEFAPEAMAFVTFLGATTAFFAATVGLVQNDIKRVIAYSTCSQLGYMFVAAGVGVYSVAMFHLFTHAFFKAMLFLGAGSVIHGMHHEQDMRNYGGLRHKLPYTFWAMMIGTLAITGVGIPLTGWIGFAGFASKDAVIESAFVGSQGGYAFWMLVIAALFTSFYSWRLIFLTFFGEARGDKHTHEHAHESPKVMLIPLGVLAVGSILAGAIWYSSFFGKTNEVVKFFGGEYTEPAPELVEAVAERSPKASELHYVMESAPGEAAIYIAPENTVLHEAHYVPTWVKLSPFVAMLIGLGVAYLFYIVNPALPRQLAESQRPLYLFLLNKWYFDEIYDFLFVRPAKAVGRFLWKTGDGATIDGAINGLSMGIVPFFTRLAGRAQSGYIFTYAFAMVVGIAVLITWMTLFGGAK, encoded by the coding sequence ATGGAAACGATCATCCTCTTCGCCCCGCTGGTCGGTGCCCTGATCGCGGGCTTCGGATGGCGGATCACCGGTGAACGTGCGGCCATGTGGATCACCACGGGCCTGCTGTTCCTGGCCTGCTTCTTCTCCTGGATCGTGTTTCTCAGCCATGACGGCGTCACCGATCAGATCCAGATTCTGCGCTGGATCGAGTCGGGCACTCTGTCCACGGATTGGTCCATCCGCCTCGACCGTCTCACCGCGATCATGCTGATCGTCGTGACCACCGTCTCGGCGCTCGTGCATCTTTACTCGATGGGCTACATGGCCCATGACGACAACTTCAAGGAAGGCGAGGTCTACAAGCCCCGCTTCTTCGCCTACCTGTCCTTCTTCACCTTCGCGATGCTGATGCTGGTGACCTCGGACAACCTCGTTCAGATGTTCTTCGGCTGGGAGGGCGTGGGTGTCGCCTCGTATCTGCTGATCGGCTTCTACTACAAGAAACCCTCGGCCAATGCGGCGGCAATGAAGGCCTTCATCGTCAACCGTGTGGGCGATTTCGGCTTCGCGCTTGGCATCTTCGGGCTGTTCTTCCTTGTGGACTCGGTGCGGCTCGACGACATCTTCGCCGCAGCCCCCGAGATCGCGGAGACGCAGCTCACCTTCCTCTGGACCGAGTGGAATGCCGCGAACCTGCTGGCCTTCCTTCTCTTCATCGGCGCCATGGGCAAATCGGCGCAGCTGATCCTGCACACCTGGCTGCCCGATGCCATGGAAGGCCCGACGCCGGTCTCGGCGCTGATCCACGCGGCCACCATGGTCACGGCGGGCGTCTTCCTCGTTTGCCGCATGTCGCCGCTGATGGAATTCGCGCCCGAGGCGATGGCCTTCGTCACCTTCCTCGGCGCAACCACCGCCTTCTTCGCGGCCACCGTCGGCCTTGTGCAGAACGACATCAAGCGCGTCATTGCCTATTCGACCTGCTCGCAGCTGGGCTACATGTTCGTCGCGGCAGGCGTCGGCGTCTATTCGGTGGCGATGTTCCACCTCTTCACCCACGCTTTCTTCAAGGCAATGCTCTTCCTTGGTGCGGGCTCCGTCATTCACGGGATGCACCACGAGCAGGACATGCGGAACTATGGCGGCCTGCGTCACAAGCTGCCCTACACGTTCTGGGCAATGATGATCGGCACGCTGGCCATCACCGGCGTCGGCATTCCGCTGACGGGCTGGATCGGCTTTGCGGGCTTTGCCTCCAAGGATGCCGTGATAGAGAGCGCCTTTGTCGGCAGCCAGGGCGGCTATGCCTTCTGGATGCTGGTGATCGCAGCACTCTTCACCAGCTTCTATTCCTGGCGGCTCATCTTCCTCACGTTCTTTGGCGAGGCACGTGGCGACAAGCACACGCATGAGCACGCCCATGAAAGCCCCAAGGTCATGCTGATCCCGCTGGGTGTCCTGGCGGTCGGTTCGATCCTGGCCGGTGCGATCTGGTACTCGAGCTTCTTCGGCAAGACCAACGAGGTGGTGAAGTTCTTCGGTGGCGAATACACCGAACCGGCACCCGAACTCGTCGAGGCCGTGGCCGAGCGCAGCCCCAAAGCTTCCGAGCTGCATTACGTCATGGAGAGCGCGCCGGGCGAGGCCGCGATCTACATCGCGCCCGAGAACACCGTGCTGCACGAGGCGCATTACGTGCCCACATGGGTGAAGCTGTCGCCCTTCGTGGCGATGCTGATCGGTCTTGGCGTGGCCTATCTCTTCTACATCGTGAACCCGGCGCTGCCGCGCCAGCTCGCAGAAAGCCAGCGCCCGCTCTACCTGTTCCTGTTGAACAAGTGGTATTTCGACGAGATCTACGACTTCCTCTTCGTGCGTCCTGCCAAGGCCGTGGGCCGCTTCCTGTGGAAGACGGGCGATGGCGCCACGATTGACGGCGCGATCAACGGGTTGTCCATGGGCATCGTGCCCTTCTTCACCCGGCTCGCGGGCCGTGCGCAGTCGGGCTACATCTTCACCTATGCCTTCGCGATGGTCGTGGGGATCGCGGTCCTCATCACCTGGATGACGCTGTTCGGAGGAGCGAAATAA
- a CDS encoding DUF5333 domain-containing protein, translating into MLRKPVSIIAGATLSAALALGAQSAVAQSKPPLRDVSEIDNALLMIAIADEVRNKCDRIEARMFTAWTTINALESKAKRMGYTDEEIEDYVTSKDEKKRMRRRGEAVLKARGVALDNDADYCTFGREEIARGSQIGVLLKER; encoded by the coding sequence ATGCTCCGCAAACCCGTCTCGATCATTGCTGGCGCCACGCTGTCGGCGGCACTCGCCCTTGGCGCGCAAAGTGCGGTCGCCCAAAGCAAGCCGCCGCTCCGCGACGTCTCCGAGATCGACAACGCGCTCCTGATGATCGCCATCGCCGACGAGGTGCGCAACAAGTGCGACCGGATCGAGGCGCGTATGTTCACCGCCTGGACAACGATCAATGCGCTTGAATCCAAGGCAAAGCGGATGGGCTATACCGACGAGGAGATCGAGGATTACGTCACCTCGAAAGACGAGAAGAAGCGCATGCGCAGGCGCGGTGAGGCCGTTCTGAAGGCGCGCGGTGTCGCATTGGATAATGATGCCGACTATTGCACCTTTGGCCGAGAGGAAATAGCGAGGGGCAGCCAGATCGGCGTCCTTCTTAAGGAAAGGTGA
- a CDS encoding MAPEG family protein codes for MEQFAAYGHAIVALALTTLFGLLVGPLTAVAKMTSGMQAGATPDQSYDDRLYRFNRAYLNLVETMGFFVASVLAAILAGVSPYWVNLLASVFFISRLAVFAVHAAGIGPMNFGPRTFIFVVGWLCCLVMSVMAVIEVFAAA; via the coding sequence ATGGAGCAATTCGCAGCCTATGGCCATGCGATCGTGGCCCTCGCCCTGACTACGCTGTTCGGTCTGCTGGTCGGCCCGCTGACCGCCGTCGCCAAGATGACAAGCGGCATGCAGGCAGGCGCCACGCCGGATCAAAGCTACGATGACCGCCTGTACCGGTTCAATCGGGCCTACCTGAACCTTGTCGAGACGATGGGCTTCTTCGTGGCGTCGGTGTTGGCTGCAATCCTCGCAGGCGTCTCCCCCTACTGGGTCAATCTTCTCGCCTCGGTGTTCTTCATCAGCCGGCTTGCGGTCTTTGCCGTGCACGCGGCGGGGATCGGTCCGATGAATTTCGGCCCGCGCACCTTCATCTTCGTGGTGGGCTGGCTTTGCTGCCTCGTCATGTCGGTGATGGCCGTCATCGAGGTTTTTGCCGCGGCCTGA
- the nuoH gene encoding NADH-quinone oxidoreductase subunit NuoH, with amino-acid sequence MSDFLMSPGGTALIIVAQCLAVLGFVMVSLLFLVYGDRKIWAAVQMRRGPNVVGVFGLLQTVADALKYVVKEVVIPAGSDRAVFILAPLTSFVLAMVAWAVIPFNDTWVLSDINVAILYVFAISSLEVYGVIMGGWASNSKYPFLGSLRSAAQMISYEVSIGLIIIGVILSTGSMNFGDIVRAQDTGYGFFGWYWLPHLPMVFLFFISALAETNRPPFDLPEAESELVAGYQVEYSSTPFLLFMAGEYIAIFLMCALTSLLFFGGWLSPIPFLPDGPLWMVAKMAFFFFLFAMVKAITPRYRYDQLMRLGWKVFLPFSLVWVVFVAFAAKFDWFWGIFARWTTGA; translated from the coding sequence ATGTCTGACTTCCTGATGTCGCCCGGCGGGACCGCCCTGATCATCGTGGCCCAGTGCCTCGCAGTTCTCGGTTTCGTCATGGTGAGCCTGCTTTTCCTTGTCTACGGCGATCGCAAGATCTGGGCCGCCGTTCAAATGCGCCGCGGGCCCAACGTGGTCGGCGTCTTCGGTCTGTTGCAGACCGTGGCCGACGCGCTCAAATACGTGGTCAAGGAAGTGGTGATCCCGGCAGGTTCGGACCGGGCGGTCTTCATCCTGGCCCCGCTGACCTCCTTCGTGCTGGCGATGGTGGCCTGGGCGGTGATTCCCTTCAACGACACGTGGGTGCTGTCCGACATCAATGTCGCCATCCTCTATGTCTTCGCGATCTCCTCGCTCGAGGTGTATGGCGTGATCATGGGCGGTTGGGCGTCGAACTCGAAATATCCGTTCCTCGGCTCGCTCCGTTCGGCGGCGCAGATGATTTCCTACGAGGTCTCCATCGGCCTCATCATCATCGGCGTGATCCTCTCCACGGGCTCGATGAATTTCGGTGATATCGTCCGCGCGCAGGATACCGGCTACGGCTTCTTCGGCTGGTACTGGCTGCCGCATCTGCCGATGGTTTTCCTCTTCTTCATCTCGGCCCTTGCCGAGACGAACCGCCCGCCTTTCGATCTGCCCGAGGCCGAGTCGGAACTCGTCGCGGGCTACCAGGTGGAATATTCCTCGACGCCGTTCCTGCTCTTCATGGCCGGCGAATACATCGCCATCTTCCTGATGTGCGCGCTGACCTCGCTTTTGTTCTTCGGCGGTTGGCTGTCGCCCATCCCGTTCCTGCCCGACGGGCCGCTCTGGATGGTCGCCAAGATGGCGTTCTTCTTCTTCCTCTTCGCGATGGTGAAAGCGATCACCCCGCGCTACCGCTATGACCAGCTGATGCGGCTGGGCTGGAAAGTCTTCCTGCCGTTCAGCCTCGTCTGGGTGGTCTTCGTGGCCTTTGCCGCAAAATTCGACTGGTTCTGGGGCATCTTCGCGCGCTGGACCACCGGCGCCTGA
- a CDS encoding endonuclease — MSTSRGGMSCQTGCWALAAGVALIIFLLLLVMGESGWLASIFLGGVAFVVLGFAFSWIFCKPLTRPADAAAALKTPGSAGVTPGSAGVKPGSAGTGATGAGSSGEAEAAPSAAAAETSGGSASTAGSPATTGAALPGSAPATADAEAGAKVKPTTQLKGQEELAGKKGEWKYEGDKKAAAASAPEPVMAAGSSNGADKDAATAASLDPDAPQEKPATLDGPRDGGADNLKEIKGVGPKLEIMLNEMGFYHFDQIANWTAAEVNWVNQNLTGFKGRVTRDEWVSQAKILASGGDTEFSKRVDKGGVY, encoded by the coding sequence ATGAGTACATCGAGAGGCGGCATGAGCTGCCAGACAGGCTGCTGGGCCCTGGCGGCAGGCGTGGCATTGATCATTTTCCTGCTGCTGCTGGTCATGGGCGAAAGCGGCTGGCTCGCGTCAATCTTCCTCGGCGGTGTCGCCTTCGTCGTGCTGGGCTTCGCGTTCAGCTGGATCTTCTGCAAGCCGCTGACTCGGCCTGCCGATGCCGCAGCGGCGCTGAAGACGCCAGGCTCCGCGGGCGTGACGCCCGGATCGGCCGGTGTCAAACCGGGCTCGGCCGGAACGGGCGCGACTGGCGCTGGGTCCTCCGGCGAAGCCGAAGCCGCCCCCTCCGCCGCCGCCGCCGAGACTTCGGGCGGGTCGGCCTCGACCGCGGGATCGCCTGCGACGACCGGTGCCGCGCTGCCCGGATCGGCTCCGGCCACGGCGGATGCCGAAGCAGGTGCCAAGGTGAAGCCCACGACCCAGCTCAAGGGTCAGGAAGAACTGGCGGGCAAGAAGGGCGAGTGGAAGTACGAAGGCGACAAAAAAGCCGCCGCCGCCTCCGCTCCCGAGCCTGTCATGGCCGCAGGGTCGTCCAACGGTGCCGACAAGGATGCCGCAACGGCGGCGAGCCTCGATCCCGACGCACCGCAGGAAAAACCCGCGACGCTGGACGGCCCGCGCGATGGCGGGGCGGATAACCTCAAGGAAATCAAGGGTGTCGGGCCGAAGCTCGAGATCATGCTGAACGAAATGGGCTTTTATCATTTCGACCAGATCGCAAATTGGACTGCAGCCGAGGTCAACTGGGTCAACCAGAACCTCACGGGCTTCAAGGGCCGCGTGACCCGTGACGAATGGGTGTCGCAGGCTAAAATTCTGGCATCTGGCGGCGACACCGAATTCTCCAAGCGCGTCGACAAGGGCGGCGTGTATTGA
- a CDS encoding carboxymuconolactone decarboxylase family protein has protein sequence MTDSPNPFEFFMRQAQEMAKAWNPALETLNTREIEKFWPTMPKDFMEMSFGKGMSKDGLDAKTRLLLTLAGLTMQGAQAETPFRMNVRHAREAGATKDEIAETIAQMSMFAGIPAMTRAMELARSVMEDMEDDKS, from the coding sequence ATGACCGACAGCCCGAACCCTTTCGAGTTTTTCATGCGGCAGGCGCAGGAAATGGCCAAGGCTTGGAATCCTGCGCTCGAGACCCTGAACACGCGTGAGATCGAAAAGTTCTGGCCGACCATGCCCAAAGATTTCATGGAGATGTCTTTCGGCAAGGGCATGTCCAAAGACGGGCTCGATGCAAAGACGCGGCTTCTGTTGACACTGGCCGGGTTGACGATGCAAGGCGCGCAGGCGGAGACACCGTTCCGCATGAATGTGCGTCACGCGCGCGAAGCCGGCGCCACCAAGGACGAGATCGCCGAGACCATCGCGCAGATGTCGATGTTCGCAGGCATACCCGCCATGACCCGCGCCATGGAACTCGCGCGCTCTGTCATGGAAGACATGGAGGACGACAAGTCATGA
- the nuoI gene encoding NADH-quinone oxidoreductase subunit NuoI — MTQTDFSRRAGYFLLADFWVGMKLGLKYFFGPKATVNYPHEKGPLSPRFRGEHALRRYPNGEERCIACKLCEAICPAQAITIDAEPRSDGSRRTTRYDIDMTKCIYCGFCQEACPVDAIVEGPNFEFTTETREELYYDKQKLLENGERWEAEIARNLELDAPYR; from the coding sequence ATGACCCAAACAGACTTCTCCCGCCGCGCTGGCTACTTCTTGCTTGCCGATTTCTGGGTCGGCATGAAGCTCGGGCTGAAATACTTCTTCGGCCCCAAGGCCACGGTGAACTACCCGCACGAGAAGGGCCCGCTCAGCCCGCGTTTTCGAGGCGAGCATGCGCTGCGCCGGTATCCCAACGGCGAAGAGCGTTGCATCGCGTGCAAACTCTGCGAGGCGATCTGCCCCGCACAGGCCATCACCATCGATGCCGAGCCACGCTCGGACGGGTCGCGCCGCACGACGCGCTACGACATCGACATGACCAAGTGCATCTATTGCGGCTTCTGTCAGGAAGCCTGCCCGGTGGATGCCATCGTCGAGGGGCCGAATTTCGAATTCACCACCGAGACGCGCGAGGAGCTCTACTACGACAAGCAGAAGCTTCTCGAAAACGGCGAGCGCTGGGAAGCCGAGATTGCCCGCAACCTCGAGCTGGATGCGCCCTACAGATGA
- the nuoF gene encoding NADH-quinone oxidoreductase subunit NuoF: MLQDQDRIFTNIYGMGDRTLQGAQARGHWDGTGDLIKKGRDWIIDEMKKSGLRGRGGAGFPTGLKWSFMPKESDGRPAYLVVNADESEPGTCKDREIMRHDPHTLVEGCLIASFAMQAHACYIYIRGEYIREKEALQRAINEAYDAGLVGKNAAGSGWDFDIYLTHGAGAYICGEETALIESLEGKKGMPRMKPPFPAGAGLYGCPTTVNNVESIAVVPTILRRGADWFAGFGRPNNAGTKLFAISGHVNNPCVVEEAMSISFEELIDKHCGGIRGGWDNLKAVIPGGSSVPCVRGENMRDAIMDFDYLRSDLQSGLGTAAVIVMDKDTDIIKAIWRLSKFYKHESCGQCTPCREGTGWMMRVMDRLVKGDAEVEEIDMLLDVTKQVEGHTICALGDAAAWPIQGLIRNFRDEIEDRIRHKRTSPIAAE; encoded by the coding sequence ATGCTGCAGGATCAGGACCGGATCTTCACCAATATCTACGGGATGGGAGACCGCACGCTCCAGGGCGCGCAGGCGCGCGGCCACTGGGACGGCACGGGCGATCTGATCAAGAAGGGTCGCGACTGGATCATCGACGAGATGAAGAAGTCCGGCCTGCGCGGTCGCGGCGGCGCGGGCTTCCCGACGGGCCTCAAATGGTCCTTCATGCCCAAGGAATCGGACGGGCGCCCGGCTTACCTTGTCGTCAATGCCGACGAGTCGGAGCCCGGCACCTGCAAGGACCGCGAAATCATGCGCCACGACCCGCACACGCTGGTCGAAGGCTGCCTGATCGCCTCCTTCGCCATGCAGGCCCATGCCTGCTACATTTACATCCGCGGCGAATATATCCGCGAGAAAGAAGCGCTGCAGCGCGCCATCAACGAAGCCTATGACGCGGGCCTCGTCGGCAAGAACGCCGCCGGTTCGGGCTGGGATTTCGACATCTACCTCACGCACGGGGCAGGGGCCTATATCTGCGGCGAGGAAACCGCGCTGATCGAAAGCCTCGAGGGCAAGAAGGGCATGCCGCGCATGAAGCCGCCCTTCCCGGCGGGTGCGGGCCTCTATGGCTGCCCGACCACGGTGAACAACGTGGAATCGATTGCCGTCGTGCCGACCATCCTGCGCCGTGGTGCGGACTGGTTCGCGGGCTTCGGGCGTCCGAACAATGCGGGCACCAAGCTCTTTGCCATCTCGGGCCACGTCAACAACCCGTGTGTCGTCGAAGAGGCGATGTCGATCTCCTTCGAGGAGCTGATCGACAAGCATTGCGGCGGCATCCGCGGCGGCTGGGACAACCTCAAGGCGGTCATCCCGGGCGGCTCTTCGGTGCCATGCGTACGCGGTGAGAACATGCGCGACGCGATCATGGATTTCGACTACCTGCGCTCGGACCTGCAATCGGGCCTCGGCACCGCAGCCGTCATCGTGATGGACAAGGACACTGACATCATCAAGGCGATCTGGCGCCTGTCGAAGTTTTACAAGCACGAAAGCTGCGGCCAGTGCACGCCCTGCCGGGAAGGCACCGGCTGGATGATGCGCGTGATGGACCGGCTGGTGAAAGGCGACGCGGAGGTCGAGGAGATCGACATGCTGCTCGACGTCACCAAGCAGGTCGAGGGTCACACGATCTGCGCGCTCGGCGATGCGGCAGCTTGGCCGATCCAGGGTCTCATCCGCAACTTCCGCGACGAGATCGAGGATCGCATCCGCCACAAGCGCACATCGCCCATCGCGGCGGAGTAA
- a CDS encoding DUF5337 domain-containing protein, with protein sequence MKSDDLARRGRRIALIIAGTGVLWIASTAIGVSQGWSVRTQSLFDLAALAGFGWALWMIYELWRDRQKDKD encoded by the coding sequence ATGAAGAGCGACGATCTGGCACGGAGGGGGCGTCGAATTGCCCTCATCATCGCCGGGACAGGCGTGTTATGGATTGCGTCGACCGCAATCGGGGTGTCTCAGGGCTGGAGTGTACGGACCCAGTCTCTTTTCGATCTGGCCGCGCTGGCCGGGTTCGGATGGGCCCTTTGGATGATTTATGAGCTCTGGCGGGACCGCCAGAAGGACAAGGACTGA
- the nuoG gene encoding NADH-quinone oxidoreductase subunit NuoG, producing MSDLRKINIDGKDIEVDGAMTLLQACEEAGREIPRFCYHERLSIAGNCRMCLVEVVGGPPKPAASCAMQVRDLRPGKDGEPPVVRTNSPMVKKAREGVMEFLLINHPLDCPICDQGGECDLQDQAMAYGVDFSRYREPKRAVEDLDLGPLVETHMTRCISCTRCVRFTTEVAGISQMGQTGRGEDAEITSYLGETLDSNLQGNIIDLCPVGALVSKPYAFNARPWELTKTESIDVMDALGSSIRVDTKGREVMRFLPRNHDGVNEEWISDKTRFVWDGLRRQRLDKPYIRENGKLRAATWPEALEKAAEALKGAKKPAGLVGDLAPTEAAYALKQLIESFGGTTECRTDGAALPAGNRSGYVGTATVEELDTAEAVMLIGTNPAIEMPVLNARIRKAWAAGASVGLIGEAVDLTYEYDHLGTTPAAITDLLGRDHSDVAEKPSVVIVGQAALTREDGAAVLANAMALADATGSTFMVLHSAAGRVGAMDVGAVTKGGMDAAMDGADVIYNLGADEIEIPQGATVIYQGSHGDRGAHRADVILPAAAYTEEQGLFVNTEGRPQLALRASFAPGEAKENWAILRALSAEAGQQLPFDSLAELRSDMVKGAPHLADLDMVPDNDWQPVEAQGEMSDAAFGQAIRDFYLTNPIARASQLMAELSANAKARKETKIAAE from the coding sequence ATGTCAGACCTCCGCAAGATCAATATCGACGGAAAAGACATCGAAGTGGACGGCGCGATGACGCTGCTCCAGGCCTGCGAGGAAGCGGGCCGCGAAATTCCCCGCTTCTGCTACCATGAGCGGCTGTCGATCGCCGGCAATTGCCGGATGTGTCTCGTGGAAGTCGTGGGCGGCCCGCCGAAGCCCGCCGCCTCCTGCGCCATGCAGGTCCGTGACCTGCGTCCCGGCAAGGATGGCGAGCCGCCCGTGGTGAGAACCAACTCTCCCATGGTCAAGAAGGCCCGCGAGGGGGTGATGGAGTTCCTGCTCATCAATCACCCGCTGGATTGCCCGATCTGCGACCAGGGCGGGGAATGCGACCTGCAGGACCAGGCCATGGCCTATGGCGTCGATTTCTCGCGCTACCGCGAACCCAAGCGCGCGGTCGAGGATCTCGATCTCGGCCCGCTGGTCGAGACGCATATGACCCGCTGCATCTCCTGCACCCGCTGCGTGCGTTTCACCACCGAGGTCGCGGGCATCTCCCAGATGGGCCAAACCGGCCGGGGCGAAGACGCGGAGATCACCTCGTATCTGGGTGAAACGCTCGATTCGAACCTGCAGGGCAACATCATCGACCTGTGCCCCGTGGGTGCGCTCGTCTCCAAGCCCTACGCATTCAATGCGCGCCCCTGGGAGCTGACCAAGACCGAATCGATCGACGTGATGGATGCGCTCGGCTCCTCGATTCGCGTCGACACGAAGGGCCGGGAAGTCATGCGCTTCCTGCCGCGCAACCATGACGGCGTGAACGAGGAATGGATTTCCGACAAGACGCGCTTTGTCTGGGATGGCCTGCGCCGTCAGCGCCTCGACAAGCCTTATATTCGCGAGAACGGCAAATTGCGCGCCGCGACCTGGCCCGAAGCGCTCGAGAAAGCGGCCGAGGCTCTGAAAGGCGCGAAAAAGCCTGCGGGGCTCGTCGGCGATCTCGCTCCGACCGAGGCCGCTTATGCGCTGAAACAGCTGATCGAAAGCTTCGGCGGCACCACCGAATGCCGCACCGATGGTGCGGCACTGCCTGCGGGCAACCGCTCCGGCTATGTGGGCACCGCCACGGTTGAAGAACTCGACACCGCCGAGGCCGTAATGCTCATCGGCACCAATCCGGCCATCGAGATGCCGGTCCTGAACGCGCGCATCCGCAAGGCCTGGGCCGCAGGTGCCTCCGTGGGCCTGATCGGCGAAGCGGTCGATCTGACCTATGAATACGATCATCTGGGCACGACGCCCGCAGCGATCACCGATCTTCTGGGCCGCGATCATTCGGACGTGGCCGAGAAGCCGTCGGTCGTGATCGTGGGCCAGGCAGCCCTGACCCGTGAAGACGGCGCGGCGGTTCTTGCCAATGCGATGGCGCTGGCTGACGCGACCGGATCGACCTTCATGGTCCTGCACAGCGCGGCTGGCCGCGTGGGTGCGATGGATGTGGGGGCCGTGACCAAGGGCGGCATGGATGCCGCGATGGACGGCGCGGATGTGATCTACAACCTCGGCGCGGACGAGATCGAGATCCCGCAAGGCGCCACGGTCATCTACCAGGGCAGCCACGGCGATCGCGGGGCGCATCGCGCCGACGTGATCCTGCCTGCCGCGGCCTACACGGAGGAGCAGGGCCTCTTCGTGAACACAGAAGGCCGCCCGCAACTGGCGCTCCGCGCGAGCTTCGCGCCGGGCGAGGCCAAGGAAAACTGGGCGATCCTGCGGGCGCTTTCCGCCGAGGCGGGACAGCAACTGCCGTTCGACAGCCTTGCGGAATTGCGCTCCGACATGGTCAAGGGCGCGCCGCATCTGGCCGATCTCGACATGGTGCCCGACAATGACTGGCAGCCTGTCGAGGCGCAGGGCGAGATGTCGGATGCGGCTTTCGGGCAGGCGATCCGGGATTTCTATCTGACCAACCCGATTGCGCGGGCCAGCCAGCTGATGGCGGAGCTCAGCGCCAATGCAAAAGCGCGCAAAGAGACCAAGATCGCGGCGGAGTGA
- a CDS encoding NADH-quinone oxidoreductase subunit J produces the protein MSVFAFYLFAISTLAGGLFTVVSRNPVHSVLWLILAFLSSAGLFVLLGAEFVAMLLIIVYVGAVAVLFLFVVMMLDIDFSALKAEMAKYMPLALLIGIVILMQFVLAFGAWETAPEVAENLAQAIPVDRHNTEALGMILYDQYFLLFQLAGLILLVAMIGAIVLTLRHRSDVKRQDVLAQIYRDPKTAMELKDVKPGQGL, from the coding sequence ATGAGCGTCTTTGCCTTTTACCTCTTTGCCATCTCGACGCTGGCAGGCGGGCTGTTCACGGTCGTCAGCCGCAACCCGGTGCATTCGGTGCTCTGGCTGATCCTGGCCTTCCTGTCGTCGGCGGGTCTTTTCGTGCTTCTGGGCGCGGAATTCGTCGCGATGCTGCTGATCATCGTCTATGTGGGTGCGGTCGCGGTGCTGTTCCTCTTCGTGGTCATGATGCTTGATATCGACTTCTCGGCGTTGAAGGCGGAGATGGCGAAATACATGCCGCTGGCGCTTCTGATCGGGATCGTGATCCTGATGCAGTTCGTCCTCGCCTTCGGGGCCTGGGAAACCGCTCCAGAAGTGGCGGAGAACCTCGCCCAGGCGATCCCCGTGGATCGGCACAATACCGAGGCGCTGGGGATGATCCTCTATGATCAGTACTTCCTGCTGTTCCAGCTGGCCGGCCTGATCCTGCTGGTCGCGATGATCGGGGCCATCGTGCTGACCCTGCGGCACCGGTCGGACGTCAAGCGGCAGGACGTTCTGGCGCAGATCTACCGCGATCCGAAAACCGCGATGGAGTTGAAGGACGTGAAGCCGGGGCAGGGTCTCTGA